The DNA segment ACTTCTGAATTGACAAGAACGTTCTGACAAAAGCAGAAGCTGATATGAGATCGAAAAATTTTATCTCGAACTTTTTACGCTATGCTTAAAGATTATCGCGGGAAATGAAACGTGATATTTCCAACCTGTTGCCAATGAAAGTGGCGCGCATGATAAGTAAACTGATGTTTCATAGAGCGGAAAAAGTGTCCAGTTCAAATGAAATAGAGGCCTCAGTATGAAAATGTAGCAACATCACCAACTGTCACATCTCTACATGCCACTCATCACTCAGTCGACTCTTGATATCGTTAAGGAACATTCACATTTGCTCCGCTCAAGGATTTTGTGTCAAATTTATTCGCACATTTCATGTCGATGTAATGTTTTAACTGTTAATGGCACGTAAGCCTTAAATGTCCTAAACCAATTTAGATCTTATTGACTTCCTCAAGAAAGGTGGTCTTAGGTCTTAGGTCTAAGTATATTTCTGCCACAAAGAACTGCACCGTGTGCGGCGCTGGTTGAAAAGATGacgtgaaaataataacaaatccATCCCAGTGAAAGAAATTGCTCTGGACGAAGGTGTATTTTGTCAAAAAGAACTTTACTTTTAATATGGCGCCAGCTGAATACTTCATCATTTTTCATAGTAGGAGGAATAAAGCAAAAAAGATTCGTGTGTATGACACGTAACGTAACAAAACCATCAGCGCTACTGACAGCGCGCCACTTTCACTGGACAAGTCGTAACTCTGTCGGTAAAACTCGTTACTTTAAGAATCCTATAACGAGTGGAACGTGAAAGGACTGACTGTGCCGTCTCTCCAAGACGTGCTCTTTGGCGTAACACGCTGTTTGTATTACCACGTGAAGATCTGTTGGGTGGCTTGTAAATATAACTATATAAAACTAAACAAGGGATTTTCTGTAATTCTtggatatacatatataatctAACAACCTCAACCCGCTCAGAAGTACATAACCAAATATAACaatgaaatgataataataataataataataataataataataataataataataatagtaatgatgataataataataataataataataataataataataataataataataataataataataaaaccataAATAGTTTAACATAAATGGTTGGCAGATTGGGATATACTATATCTAAATTCTGTAAATAAACTGGCTAAGAATGCTGTCTAAccctttcatatttcttctctctctggtctttatTGTATATATACTATGTGGATTCCTACTCCTaatgctaagtactttacatttgcAAACGTTAAATTGGATTTAGTATCAGCAAGTTGTTAAACGGTATTATGTGCCGATTATGattaaagggatgaatgacaaTATCTGCTCAACAAGCCACTTATGAAGGCAGAGTCTTGACAGACATGATATAGGACGGCAGGTGTAGTGCAAACTAACATCGTTTTCCTGTCACTTCCTCAGATGGAGCTGGAGCAGAATACCACTCTAAGGATGGAGCTGGAAACCTCTGTGTTTGAGAACGTTACTGTCATTGAGGTGGCACAATGGCGTGTGGTTCTGGACATGGTTAGCACCATCATCATGACCTTCAACACCATCACCCTTATGCTGGGGATGGGCGCCGCTATATCCATTACGGAGGTGAGATGATGGCCGAAGTGTCTCGATTGGACAGAGTGACTAAATCAGTAATTTGTGTCGATGTCTTGCAAAGTCTTTGTTTATTGACTCAAGCACTAGGATTCCTGCTGCCTAACAATGCTGCTTACTTCAAGAGTGTGGTGTTCCTCGATAGGAAGCGCTAGCTGTAGCTAAAGTACTCTTTTCTAGCTGTGGATGCACACCAAGCGACCAATCGGGGCGCTGATCGGCATGTTGGGCCAGTTCGCAGTACTACCAGCCATCGGTTTCTGCCTCTGTGTGTTATTCAAGTTACAGCCGTATGAGGCACTAGGAGTCCTTATCATTTCCTGCAGCCCCGGCGGATCCTTCTCTAATTTCTTTACCTTTTGGGTTGACGGCGATTTGGCACTCAGGTGAGTTGCAGTAATTTGACCAATCGCTGTCCCTAGTGACTCTATGTTTTTACAGGCACGTCTCTTCTGCCTGCATCAATCTGTTTCATGAAGGGCACTTCGACAGCTCCATGAGTACAGCTATTCTCGTTACTGTTGCAGCATTATGATGACGGTGTGCTCGTCTCTGCTCGCCTTCGGAGGGATGCCCTTGAACCTTTGGCTGTACGGCAATTATTGGCAGCAAGACAACTCGTTCGTCATTCCCTTCAAAAATATCCTCATATCTCTCGTCTTCATTACTGTACCAGTCATCGTGGGCATGACAGTGAGGTACTTCCACAAGCGGGCAGCGGAAATTACCACTCGGGTAAGTACCGCCTGCTGCAGGTCAGAATTCAGGAGTTCTCAGAGAAGACCACACTCAGTCTGATCCTACATATGTGCAAACTATGAAGTATACCACATACTTACTCCAGGCGAGAGGTTTCCAGTAAGGTCTGTGACTCTCTTCAATGTAATACAAGGATTTCTATTTTAGTATACAGGATTGAAGGATTGGAGCAACCTGCCATGATCCTATGTAAACTTTTCAGAAACTTAGATTGGCCCTCTCCAAACCACACTTAACGTCCTATCTTTGACAGGTGACGAGTTTGATTGGGTGGCTGGGTGTGATCTCTAGCATCGTCATCTGGATAATATTATACTGGCGAGTGTTTGTGATAGCCACCCCACTGCTCTATTTAGCCGCCATACTTCTTCCGCCCATTGGCTTCATATTCGCTTTCCTCTTGGCCAAGTTAACCTGTCGGGTATGTACACTGTGGTACGGAATCCACACTACGGTGACGCTTCCCTTGAATACACAGATCGTCACTCCAGTAATCCACTTTTATATAGCTCAGTGCtcaatatatattacatattagCTGGTAAATTCAGAAGTGGAATAATGAAATGCTGGCTTTTACTGGAtatcttttgtctcttttctgtagtgcatttgctctctctctctctctctctctctctctctctctctctctctctctctctctctctctctctctctctctctctctctctctcggcttttCTGCTTCAGAAATCTGACAACCCCGACGTGGATGCacgtcttttccttttattgcaCCATGGTTTTATTAAAACAGGACAACAAGACTGCACGCACCATCGGCATAGAGACCAGCTCCCAAAATATGCCTTTTGCAATGAgcatcatccttctctcttttacagGGATTGAGGTAAATGAACTAGTATCAGCAATCACATTTCAGACACATAGCGTGGCCTGTGGCCTTCCTTGTATATATTGTCATATCTAATCTattctaatctaatctaacctaatctctctctctctctctctctctctctctctctctctctctcaccagctgAAGGGTCAGCTTCTGCTATTCCCCACACTGTACGGCGTCTTCTTGACCTCTGAAGCCATGCTGGGCATCACTGTCTACCAGATGTATAAGAAATTCTGCAAGAAGTCCGAAGACTACCCGACAATGCATACAGCCCGCTTGGAGTCTGCCACATCCACCGAAAAAGAAACCTTTAAAGTGTGATGCGGATAGCGGACAAATGATAGCAGCGACTCTTTACCAGCTGAATTGTGTTCATCATAGGATTTGTAAATTGAGAGAAAATCTTTTTTACTGTAAACTGATATAACGGCTAACCGTTATATCAATGCCACGAAATATCCAGgtttaaaaaggaaagaaaacaaagaaagaaagaaagagaaaaggctATCTAGAGACATATGTATTTCTGGAAACAAATATTTTCTATGCATCACTTGTACTACTTCCGTATACGTACAATGGAACCTCGGTTCACGAAATGAATTCGTTCCTGATCCCAAATGCTCGTAAATCGAAATTACTTTCCCCAcagaaatcaatgtaaaatatattAATCCGTTCATGGACCGCAGATGACTGCTTATTTAAACTTGTGTTTTGTCCACAAGTTCATGCACGAGATcattgaaaataataacaataaaaaaaaaaatatatatataaacacaataataaacaTTTAAATAATAGACAAAAATTTACCTTATTCAGTCTTATCGTTTGTTCGTAAGGGTGTCGCCGAAACAAGGGAAACCCCGCACGGCAAAGCACAACAACCTCTTCAGACTACAGCATGCAACAGATGTACTTTCAATTCCTCTCACTAGAAATAGAACAGAAACGAGTTTTATCATCTCAGAGTTGGGTTGCAGTTACTAGAAGAAAAGTATTCAAGAGGTATTACGGATGACATCTACTATACAGGGATGTTAAGGGAAATGCAGAAGTCAGACCATCACGGTGCAGTTCTTCCACAAGAAGCAGAAGCCACCACAaacaaagtggaaaaaaaaaaaaaggaagtggagagattGTCAGAAGTGCATGACCCTGAGCAACTGGAGACATCATCACCAGAGAAAGAGTGACTGTGCAGTAGCGTGAAGTGTGGCTGGGGAATACAAGGAGCTATACATTCGTAAatattatgtgataaaaaaaaaaaaaaatctgcatcgCCATTATATTTAAAGGTAGAATTAATACACAAGGATGAACGGTTGGAATTAATATTATTCACTTACCATATACGTTTAAATATATTTAAAGACAAAACAGTGCAATTTAACTGATTAAATTCCTTAACCTTCTTTATGCAAAATCTGCAAGCATCCTCATATTCAGGAGTAATAATTTTCATGTCCgagaagacatgttttattTCAAGCATAACTTCATAAATGGCTGGACATAATGATTGTAAGTAAGGCGGTGTATAAACCATAACATGCGGCATTTGATTAAAGTtgtgaagaggaaaaacaccATCACTTTCCATCACAGTCCAGCCCAGTACTCCCAAGATATTATTAATGCCTGGTCTGAGCAATCACAAGTAAGAAATCTTCCCCAGCATATTCGTGATGCTCTCTCCTCTACAGGAAACCTCTGCACCCTCCTGCTGATGAATGCTCTGCTGAATTCAGATGAGGAGGATGACAGACCCATCAACGAGAGTGATCTTACTCGTGCCCTAGCTAAAGGAAAGGCAACAGCTCCAGATGACGACGAGATCACTTACTCTGTTATTCGACTCCTCCAGAAAGTCTGTGGCAATCCCCTTCTCCGCGTATATAACGACTGCTTTCGACAGAGATGTGTGCCACAAGCCTGGACCTCTAGCACCATCATACCTATACCAAAGCCTGGCACAGACAAGTATAGACCTGCCTCGCTTACATCCTGCTTTAGTAAGATGATGGAGCGCATCTTCCTTAATCGGCTTATGTTCAGTCTTGAGAATAAGTTATCTTCCAGACTTTACGGTTTCCTCCCACAACGTAGTACGCACCATTGCCTCATGGAACTGTACACCCGCCTCACACTAACAATTGTTGTTGCTTTCATCGACCTGAAAAGCGCCTTCGATATTGCCAACAAGGATGTGATTCTTGACCAGCTCGTATACTTTGGTGTTAAGGGCAATCTCCTTGGATGGGTGCGGGAGTACCTGCGTAACAGGACCTCCTGCGTCTTGCTCAAGAGTGCACGCAGTTCCGTTGAAGGATTTGAGCTTAGCACCCCACAAGGTGGTGTGCTTAGTCCTTTTCTCTTTAACGTCTTGATGCACCGCCTACTTAAATTACTCCCTGAAATGCCTGGCCTCACCATCACATGTTATGCTGATAACACTTGtatccacgcacacacaccggAAGTCTTGCAACAATTCCTCCACTCGTTGTATGGCCTACGTGTGGCCTCCTTATATCATCCGAAAAGAGTCGCATTTTCACTCTTCGTAACCCGAGAACCTTTCCAGTTTTCACAGTGGGGAACAATGCCATCCCTGTGTGCAAACAGTACGTTCACCTGGGTGCACCAGTGAGAATTCCTTCAGCCTCCCCTGCCTGTCAGCGAGTTCATCCCTTAGTACAGGACCTGCTGACTTTGCTGCACCAGCGCCTGACACCTCTGAGGTGGTTCCTTAATAACACGACTGGCATCTCCATATTCGTGGCCAGGACAATATACACGGCCTTTCTTCTATCAGTCGTTGATTACCTCTCCCCTACACTTGCCCAGCTACCTAAAACTACATTGGAACTTCTCGAATTCAGTAATGAGACTTATCTTAGGCTGTCCGATGTTCACGAGGATAGTTAACATGCTGATTAAACTCGACCTTTCGCCCCTTATTGAAAGAATACACACAAATGTTATATATTTCACCCTCAAGTGTCTCCACTTTCCCCATGTCTCCTCTCACTATTCACAAGTCATAAAAGCTTACCTTCAGTCTCGTCTTCGTATGCCTGGACTGCAGCCCGGAGGATGCGCTCTCCTCAAAACTGTCTCATCGCATCAACAACAACGCAGCTACAACGTCTGGACATCAGTGTTCCCGTTGCCGACCTATCCCCTTCACTTCCACCCTGGATGTTGCCATTCCTAGCAGTCCACTACATTCCCACATGCAAAGCTCACCCTTCGGTCCTGCAGAAACACCTAGCATTGGACGCCATAGCGACTGTCTCCACCACCATCGATTCTCCTCACGACATATACGTGGATGGGTTTGTGCAGGTGAACGGCACAACGGGATGTGCAGTCTTCTCTCCTGACACGGAACCACCGGAAGCGGGCTGGTTTGGGCGTCGGCTGCCGACTCACTCCAGTTACACACTCTGTGAGCTGCACGGCGTCTTGGATGCTGTGAGTCTCCTCTGTCAGAGATCCCTTAACGGGGTTGTTATAATTATGCGACTCACAGGTAGCCCTTCATGACCTTACATCTTCAAACCCTGTCCCTCGTAACCTGGTGAACAGGATCTTGACAGGCTTGGCTCTGGCTAATGACCGGTCACTAGACATAAGTTTGTCTGGATCCCCTCACATGAATCTCTATCTCATGGTGACGCCGTGGATCGCCTGGTCATAGCTGTATGTGGACTGCCTGCCCCTCACGCTGGCCCCAGCCCCTCCCTCCAGTGCCTCAAGTCCAGTATCCGACCAGCCTCTCTACTCTCGACCATCAGGACGGATGACCAGCGGGCGGCCAGCGTCACCATTCAGCACTATGATGCATTTCGTCACCATCGCTCTAAGTACCGCCGTCGGGGCCTGTGGGTCCGAAAATATAGTGTGATGTCGGCGCGGCTGAGACTCGGATACCAACCTCTATGGCAGGTTGCGGGCTTGGCAGACGAGCCTCATTGCACCTcttgtcccctgtgccactgtCCTAACTCCAATAATCTGCAACACTACTCCCTGCATTGTCCTGCTGTGGAAGACCTGCTCCCACGCGGACAGCTTCTCCTGGACCTCGTCATGACCCGCCACCCACAGTTTAGCGGACATTAGCTCTCCATAATTTTTTGCTCGCTAACTGTCCccttatgtatttatgttcGTCCACCTTGCCTTTTGAAGTTCAAATATAACGAGTTCTATGTTGTCTTATCTAATTTCAACTTATGAAAGCCAAGCTTCACTCTATTGTTAATTAATTTATGTTTGCTGTCACCGCCTCTGATACTTATGTTTTATAACGCTGCCCCACCATGACCTGCTTGCCTTCATGATATGATTATTTGAAGAATTATCAATTTATACTGTCAGGAGTATTTGTATGGTGTATGTAGTCGCCAGCTGTGTCGCCTCACAATATCCTGTGAGGCTGGTGGCGAGAGACTAATAAAAAGCATGTGTAACACTAAGGACAGagtaaaaattaaggaaattgaATTCGTCGTAGTAGTTAATTGCAGTAGTGATGTTGTGAGGGGAACTAGCTGCGAAGAGCTTAGctgtagagaggtagtgagggttgCGCTTACGTGGTAAAGTCGATGACATGGCTCGAAGGGTAGATAAGACAGGGATTCTGCTGACTCTGTAGAGGAATAGGTCAGCCGGAGTCGCATATCTGGCCCAGCGGCCTCAGAAGGGGCTGATTGTGCCCAGTTTCCAGACAGAGAGGTGTTGCGACTCGCTCTGTTTTCTCTATAAACCCTAGACCCTCAAACACCGACCCTCATAGTCGTAAGTGTTGCATTGTGGTTAATCAGCTGTCTAAGTAACTGCTACATGTCAAAATACACTGGGAATTATTACAGATGTATTGCATTTGCGTTTGTATTATTCTGAATGCTTGTTAAGGCGTAAACCATTATGTATTTTGGTTATTATGTTGCACTTTATCATGATGGAATGTTATCTCTTTATGATTCTTATGTGCCTCAAGTGCATGTGAATGTTTTATTGTACTACAGTACTCCTTGTGCTGATGTCAAATTAATTGTCACTACAGGTTAGCTGCATTAACGCGAGTAAACGacagtagttgggaaattgccatgggggtcgcccccctaaaaaggcttgccactgaggtccccattgcatggggacctcagtggcaagcctttttaggggggctcgacccccatggcaattacccggagtggcaatccatttcaggatggagaccctgacTGTAAATAGAgtgttgggggaggggagagggagggaggggggggggaggggggggggagggggatcccacccccaccccaggagcgactctgatggcatgccatattgtgagtgtggggctgatcaagttgcaatggggaaacctgacagcaattttccgtagacttcagtggcagtccatgtcaGGATGGAGGCCCAGGCTGTAGATTAGTGGGGGTTGGGAAGGGGGGTGATTCATGACGGCgaaaagggggtggag comes from the Scylla paramamosain isolate STU-SP2022 chromosome 28, ASM3559412v1, whole genome shotgun sequence genome and includes:
- the LOC135114684 gene encoding sodium-dependent organic anion transporter-like, whose product is MELEQNTTLRMELETSVFENVTVIEVAQWRVVLDMVSTIIMTFNTITLMLGMGAAISITELWMHTKRPIGALIGMLGQFAVLPAIGFCLCVLFKLQPYEALGVLIISCSPGGSFSNFFTFWVDGDLALSIMMTVCSSLLAFGGMPLNLWLYGNYWQQDNSFVIPFKNILISLVFITVPVIVGMTVRYFHKRAAEITTRVTSLIGWLGVISSIVIWIILYWRVFVIATPLLYLAAILLPPIGFIFAFLLAKLTCRDNKTARTIGIETSSQNMPFAMSIILLSFTGIELKGQLLLFPTLYGVFLTSEAMLGITVYQMYKKFCKKSEDYPTMHTARLESATSTEKETFKV